The proteins below come from a single Candidatus Fermentibacter sp. genomic window:
- a CDS encoding type II toxin-antitoxin system PemK/MazF family toxin — MVKAPEVRRGDVLLIDLDPTVGGEIRKMRPCVVVSPDELNSHLRTHIVAPLTTGGHPYPFRVPCRFQDRDGSIVLDQIRTVDRDRFVRRVGSIAPAVLDRALSVLREMFSP; from the coding sequence ATGGTGAAGGCTCCGGAGGTCCGCCGCGGAGACGTGCTGCTGATAGACCTCGATCCGACTGTCGGCGGGGAGATCAGGAAGATGCGGCCCTGCGTGGTCGTCTCACCCGACGAGCTCAACTCGCATCTCAGGACGCATATCGTGGCCCCCCTGACGACCGGGGGTCATCCATACCCCTTCAGAGTCCCCTGCCGCTTCCAGGACAGGGACGGATCCATAGTCCTCGACCAGATCCGCACAGTCGACCGGGATCGTTTCGTCAGGCGGGTCGGGTCTATCGCGCCGGCTGTGCTCGATCGAGCGCTGTCCGTCCTGCGGGAGATGTTCTCGCCCTGA
- a CDS encoding AbrB/MazE/SpoVT family DNA-binding domain-containing protein yields the protein MKARIIRIGNSRGLRLPKPLIEQAGISDEVDLQIREGSITISRVEAPRAGWADASAALYRNGGDDLLLDQHQTRFDESEWEW from the coding sequence ATGAAGGCGCGCATAATCCGGATAGGCAATTCCAGGGGTCTGAGGCTTCCCAAACCACTCATCGAGCAGGCGGGCATCTCCGACGAGGTCGACCTTCAGATCCGTGAGGGATCCATAACCATCTCCCGCGTCGAAGCGCCGCGGGCCGGCTGGGCCGATGCCTCAGCCGCCCTGTACCGGAACGGAGGGGATGATCTCCTGCTGGATCAGCATCAGACCCGCTTCGACGAATCAGAGTGGGAATGGTGA